One region of Pongo pygmaeus isolate AG05252 chromosome 21, NHGRI_mPonPyg2-v2.0_pri, whole genome shotgun sequence genomic DNA includes:
- the ADIG gene encoding LOW QUALITY PROTEIN: adipogenin (The sequence of the model RefSeq protein was modified relative to this genomic sequence to represent the inferred CDS: deleted 2 bases in 1 codon; substituted 1 base at 1 genomic stop codon), whose protein sequence is MKYPLMPLVNDLTFSFLVFWFCLPVSLLLFLLIVWLRFLLSQDSEENDSSVCLDWEPWSKGPAEFCWKGTLHGQEKERPCCLVFLESAGHWQWQKWMGETCQGGKRTLATMVPPXNPQLMSSSDRHVKASRGPSPSPASQMTSSPAGSRSSLGGHGSSEQAHGEKLANLIQRGLKAGLGRRVWVHIKEARVFPCPGDP, encoded by the exons ATGAAGTACCCTTTGATGCCGCTGGTGAATGAcctcacattttctttcctggTTTTCTGGTTCTGCCTCCCTGTGAGTTTGCTGTTGTTCTTATTGATCGTCTGGCTACGCTTCTTACTTAGCCAAG ATTCAGAGGAAAATGACTCCAGTGTATGCTTGGATTGGGAGCCCTGGAGCAAAGGCCCAGCCGAGTTTTGCTGGAAGGGGACACTCCACGGCCAAGAGAAGGAGAGGCCCTGCTG TTTGGTTTTCCTGGAGTCA GCAGGGCACTGGCAATGGCAGAAGTGGATGGGAGAGACTTGCCAGGGAGGCAAGAGGACTTTGGCAACTATGGTGCCTCCCTAGAACCCCCAACTCATGTCCTCTTCAGACCGACATGTGAAAGCCTCCAGAGGACCCAGCCCTTCTCCAGCATCGCAGATGACCTCCAGCCCTGCAGGGAGCCGCTCAAGTCTAGGAGGGCATGGGAGCAGTGAGCAGGCCCatggggagaaattggccaaTTTAATTCAGAGGGGTCTTAAAGCAGGGCTGGGCCGGAGGGTGTGGGTCCATATTAAAGAAGCGAGGGTCTTCCCATGCCCGGGGGACCCCTGA